Proteins encoded within one genomic window of Brassica rapa cultivar Chiifu-401-42 chromosome A09, CAAS_Brap_v3.01, whole genome shotgun sequence:
- the LOC103841328 gene encoding mitochondrial uncoupling protein 1, which produces MVADSKSDLSLPKTFACSAFAACVGEVCTIPLDTAKVRLQLQKSAIAGDVTLPKYRGLLGTVGTIAREEGLRSLWKGVVPGLHRQCLFGGLRIGMYEPVKNLYVGKDHVGDVPLSKKILAGLTTGALGIMVANPTDLVKVRLQAEGKLPAGVPKRYTGSLNAYSTIVRQEGVRALWTGLGPNVARNAIINAAELASYDQVKQTILKIPGFTDNIVTHILSGLGAGFFAVCIGSPVDVVKSRMMGDPSYKGTIDCFVKTLKADGPMAFYKGFIPNFGRLGSWNVIMFLTLEQAKKYVRELDSSKKH; this is translated from the exons ATGGTAGCTGATAGCAAATCCGACCTTTCGCTGCCCAAAACTTTCGCCTGCAGTGCCTTCGCTGCCTGCGTCGGCGAG GTGTGTACGATTCCGTTGGACACTGCCAAGGTTAGGCTTCAGCTTCAAAAGTCTGCCATAGCTGGAGATGTCACTCTGCCTAAGTATCGGGGATTGTTGGGAACTGTTGGTACCATTGCAAGGGAAGAAGGTCTTCGTTCCCTGTGGAAAGGTGTTGTTCCCGGATTGCATCGTCAGTGCCTGTTTGGTGGTCTTAGGATCGGAATGTATGAGCCG GTCAAAAATTTGTACGTTGGGAAAGACCATGTTGGTGATGTTCCATTGAGCAAGAAAATCCTTGCTGGTTTGACAACAG GTGCGCTGGGTATCATGGTAGCTAATCCCACAGATCTTGTGAAGGTTAGACTTCAGGCTGAAGGGAAACTACCTGCAGGGGTGCCAAAACGGTATACTGGATCGTTGAATGCGTATTCAACTATTGTTAGACAG GAAGGAGTCCGAGCTCTTTGGACCGGTCTTGGACCTAACGTGGCAAGAAACGCAATCATCAATGCCGCTGAACTAGCGAGTTACGATCAAGTGAAACAG ACAATCTTGAAGATTCCAGGTTTCACTGATAACATTGTCACACACATTCTATCTGGACTGGGAGCAGGATTCTTTGCTGTCTGCATTGGTTCCCCTGTTGACGTG GTTAAGTCAAGAATGATGGGAGATCCTTCTTACAAAGGCACTATTGACTGCTTCGTGAAAACTTTGAAGGCGGAT GGTCCTATGGCATTTTACAAGGGTTTCATCCCCAACTTTGGACGCCTTGGCTCATGGAACGTCATCATGTTTTTGACCCTCGAACAG GCAAAGAAGTACGTCCGAGAACTAGATTCGTCCAAGAAACACTga
- the LOC103841327 gene encoding reticulon-like protein B12, translating to MGMGSSLEKLFKRERTVHEILGGGIVADVMLWRKKNVSVGIVTVTIGSWMVFETFSYTILTLLSSVLLLLLSIFFLWSKSASILNRPSPPLTECQVSEEMAEEASKFLRIHVNKLLQVSYDIAMGRDAELFIRVAVYLFLIAFIGSLMDFQTLCHTGVLVVMAVPAFYERYEDCIDGSIVLIYNKAKELYLRFKIWAYPEHKKLS from the exons ATGGGAATGGGTTCTTCTTTGGAAAAGCTGTTCAAACGAGAGAGGACTGTacatgagattctgggaggTGGCATTG TTGCAGATGTAATGCTGTGGAGGAAGAAGAATGTGAGTGTTGGTATAGTCACAGTAACAATAGGATCATGGATGGTGTTTGAGACATTTTCTTATACCATCCTCACTCTTCTTTCAAGTGTTCTTCTCCTCTTGCTCTCTATTTTTTTCCTCTGGTCCAAATCTGCATCCATCCTCAACAG GCCGTCACCGCCATTAACAGAGTGTCAAGTAAGTGAAGAAATGGCTGAAGAAGCTTCCAAGTTTTTGCGCATCCATGTGAATAAACTACTACAAGTATCGTATGACATTGCAATGGGAAGAGACGCAGAGTTGTTTATCAGAGTAGCAGTCTATCTGTTTCTCATAGCATTCATTGGAAGCCTCATGGATTTTCAAACACTCTGCCACACTG GGGTTTTGGTGGTGATGGCAGTTCCAGCTTTCTATGAGAGATACGAAGATTGCATAGATGGATCTATAGTGCTCATCTACAACAAAGCTAAAGAGCTTTACCTGAGATTCAAGATATGGGCGTATCCGGAACATAAGAAACTGAGCTGA
- the LOC103841329 gene encoding histone-lysine N-methyltransferase family member SUVH9, which produces MTSHIPMVIPKPEPVTDSSPQTPIPPSSFFNFNTTTTQSPLEPNLYTEFTNVAETFRSAFAQRLKRHEDVTVLDSLTGAIVPVPEEQDPDPDPVSYPSQSLKPRKPQERSSELVRITDVGPEGERQFREVVRKTRMIYDSLRIFLILEETREVLGRRRGRPDSKAASMMKERFLWLNRDKRIVGSIPGVQVGDIFFFRLELCVMGLHGQTQAGIDYLIGSRSSNGEPIATSVIVSGGYEDDDDQGDVIIYTGHGGQDKLGRQAEHQKLEGGNLAMERSMYYGIEVRVVRGFKYENAVSSKVYVYDGLFRIVDSWFDVGKSGFGVFKFRLERIGGQVEMGTSVLKFAKTLKTNPLSVRPSGYISFDISNRKENAPVYLFNDVDDDQEPLYYEYLATTSFPRGILGGSNGDNASGCECVSGCSSGCICERKNGGEFAYDYNGNLIRMRPLVHECGPGCKCPPTCRNRVTQKGLRSRLEVFRSVETGWGVRCLDILHAGAFICEYVGVALTREQANILTMNGDTLVYPARFCSDRWKDWGDLSQVFPDYERPSYRQIPPVDYAMDVSKLRNVACYISHSNDSNVIVQMVLHDHNNLMFPRVMLFAAENIPPMTELSLDYGVSDDEWSPKLAICN; this is translated from the exons atgactTCTCACATACCTATGGTGATCCCTAAGCCGGAGCCAGTCACTGATTCCTCCCCACAAACTCCGATTCCACCCTCATCCTTCTTCAATTTCAACACCACCACCACCCAATCTCCCCTCGAACCTAACTTGTACACCGAGTTCACCAACGTCGCCGAGACTTTCCGCTCCGCCTTCGCACAGCGCCTCAAACGCCACGAGGACGTCACGGTCCTCGATTCCCTAACCGGCGCCATCGTACCCGTTCCCGAGGAGCaagatccggatccggatccggtCAGTTACCCTTCGCAGTCCCTCAAGCCGCGTAAACCTCAGGAGCGCTCGTCTGAGCTCGTGAGGATCACCGACGTCGGCCCCGAGGGAGAGAGGCAGTTTCGGGAAGTGGTGAGGAAGACGAGGATGATCTACGATTCTCTCCGGATCTTCTTGATCCTCGAGGAGACTCGTGAAGTGCTCGGAAGGAGGAGAGGCAGGCCCGATAGCAAAGCCGCCTCGATGATGAAAGAGCGTTTCCTTTGGCTTAATCGGGACAAACGCATCGTCGGTTCGATCCCCGGCGTCCAGGTCGgagacatcttcttcttcaggcTCGAGCTCTGCGTCATGGGGTTGCACGGACAGACGCAGGCTGGGATTGACTATCTCATTGGCTCCCGCAGCTCTAACGGAGAGCCGATCGCCACCAGCGTGATTGTCTCAG GTGGttatgaggatgatgatgatcaagGGGATGTGATTATCTACACGGGACATGGAGGGCAGGACAAGCTCGGGAGGCAGGCTGAGCATCAGAAGCTCGAAGGTGGGAATCTCGCTATGGAGAGGAGTATGTACTACGGGATTGAAGTGAGAGTGGTTAGAGGTTTTAAGTACGAGAACGCTGTTTCTAGCAAGGTTTATGTTTATGATGGGCTGTTTAGGATCGTTGATTCTTGGTTCGATGTGGGGAAGTCCGGGTTCGGTGTTTTTAAATTTAGGCTGGAGAGGATCGGAGGGCAGGTGGAGATGGGGACGTCGGTGTTGAAGTTCGCCAAGACGCTTAAAACCAACCCTTTGTCTGTGAGACCGAGCGGGTACATCAGCTTCGATATCTCCAACAGGAAGGAGAACGCTCCTGTGTATTTGTTCAACGACGTTGATGACGATCAGGAGCCGTTGTACTATGAGTATCTCGCCACTACTTCTTTCCCTCGCGGCATATTGGGTGGTAGTAATGGTGATAATGCGAGTGGATGCGAATGTGTCAGCGGTTGTAGCAGCGGCTGCATCTGCGAGAGGAAGAACGGTGGCGAGTTTGCTTATGATTACAACGGGAATTTGATAAGAATGAGGCCGTTGGTGCATGAGTGTGGACCGGGGTGTAAGTGCCCTCCGACGTGTCGGAACCGCGTGACGCAGAAGGGGTTGAGGAGTAGACTCGAGGTGTTTAGGTCGGTGGAGACTGGCTGGGGGGTTCGGTGTTTGGATATATTGCACGCTGGCGCTTTTATTTGCGAGTATGTTGGGGTTGCTTTGACGAGGGAGCAAGCCAACATTCTGACAATGAACGGCGATACTTTGGTGTACCCTGCTCGGTTTTGTTCTGATAGGTGGAAAGATTGGGGAGATTTGTCTCAGGTGTTTCCGGATTACGAGCGGCCTTCGTATCGTCAGATCCCTCCTGTTGATTATGCGATGGATGTTTCAAAGTTGAGGAACGTTGCTTGTTACATAAGCCACAGTAATGATTCGAATGTGATTGTACAGATGGTACTGCATGATCACAACAATCTGATGTTCCCTCGTGTTATGCTTTTCGCTGCTGAGAACATTCCGCCCATGACTGAGCTCAGCCTTGATTATGGAGTCTCTGATGATGAATGGAGCCCCAAGCTCGCCATTTGTAATTAA
- the LOC103841330 gene encoding ataxin-3 homolog translates to MERPSNGGILYHEVQEANLCAVHCVNTVLQGPFFSEFDLAAVASDLDGKERQVMLEGAAAGTFSAGDFFSEESHNVSLGGDFSIQVLQKALEVWNLQVIPLNCRDAEPAQIDPELENAFICHLHDHWFCIRKVNGEWYNFDSLLAAPQHLSKFYLSAFLDSLRGSGWSIFIVKGNFPQECPLSSSEASNGFGQWLSPEDAERLLKTTGAVRRSSPSSASGNRTSDNVDQQRPYEALSREEVRAFSEMEDDDLKAAIAASLLDACAAGANPGAVGSSSQKETEKQK, encoded by the exons ATGGAGCGACCGAGCAACGGAGGAATCTTGTACCACGAGGTTCAGGAAGCCAATCTCTGCGCCGTTCACTGCGTCAACACCGTGCTCCAGGGTCCTTTCTTCTCCGAATTCGATTTGGCTGCCGTCGCCTCCGATCTCGATGGGAAGGAGCGCCAGGTCATGCTCGAAGGCGCCGCCGCAGGAACCTTTTCCGCCGGCGATTTCTTCTCCGAGGAGTCTCACAACGTTTCCCTCGGCGGCGATTTCAGCATCCAG GTCTTGCAAAAGGCTTTGGAAGTGTGGAACTTACAAGTGATCCCTCTCAATTGCCGCGATGCAGAGCCTGCGCAGATAGACCCCGAGCTTGAAAACGCATTCATCTGCCACTTGCACGACCATTGGTTCTGCATAAGGAAAGTGAACGGTGAATGGTATAACTTCGACAGCCTCCTCGCTGCACCGCAACACCTGTCGAAATTCTACCTTTCTGCGTTTCTCGACTCTCTCAGAGGCTCAGGATGGAGCATCTTCATTGTGAAAGGAAACTTCCCGCAGGAGTGTCCCCTGTCCTCTTCTGAGGCTTCAAACGGTTTTGGTCAGTGGCTTTCTCCTGAAGACGCAGAGAGGCTGTTAAAGACCACGGGAGCAGTGCGGAGGAGTTCTCCTTCTTCTGCCAGTGGAAACAGAACTAGTGATAATGTTGATCAACAGAGACCATACGAGGCATTGTCGAGGGAGGAAGTGAGGGCTTTTTCGGAGATGGAGGATGATGACTTGAAGGCAGCGATTGCAGCGAGTTTGCTGGATGCTTGTGCGGCTGGTGCTAATCCTGGAGCAGTTGGGTCTTCTTCTCAAAAGGAAACTGAGAAACAAAAGTAG
- the LOC103841331 gene encoding protein NRT1/ PTR FAMILY 8.1, whose protein sequence is MEESDVYTEDGTVDIHKNPANKKTTGNWKACRFILVNVCCERFAYYGMSKNLVDYLKSRLNQGNATAANNVTNWFGTCYITPLIGAFLADAYLGRYWTIATFVFIYVFGLTLLTLSASVPGLKPGNCNSDTCHPSSDQTAVFFVALYMIALGIGGIEPCVSSFGADQFDENDEAEKLKKSSFFNWFYFSANVGAFVATTVISWIQMNIGWGWGFGVPTVAMVIAVMFFFSGSRYYRLQRPQGNPLTRIFQVIVAALRKMSVEVPEDKSQLFEIADDASNITGSRKLEHTDNLKFFDKAAVESQSDSINDGEVNPWRLCSVTQVEELKCIITLLPFWASGIVFATVYSQLNTLFVLQGNTMDQHMGKHFEIPSDSLSLFTTVSVLFCTLVYDQFIVPFARKFTRQERGFTQIQRMGIGLVISIFAMITAGVLEVVRLDYVKTHNAYDAKKIPISIFWQIPQYLLVGCVEVFTFIGQLEFFYDQAPEAMISLCSALSLTTKALGNYLSTVLVTVVMKMTKKKGKPGWIPDNLNRGHLDYFFYLLAALSFLNFLVYLWISKRYKYKKAIGRAH, encoded by the exons ATGGAAGAAAGTGATGTGTATACGGAAGATGGAACAGTCGATATTCACAAAAATCCTGCTAATAAGAAGACAACCGGAAACTGGAAAGCTTGCCGCTTCATTCTTG TCAACGTGTGCTGTGAAAGATTTGCCTACTATGGAATGAGCAAAAACCTTGTGGACTATCTTAAGAGTCGTCTGAATCAAGGCAACGCTACTGCTGCGAATAACGTCACCAATTGGTTTGGAACATGTTATATAACTCCTTTGATTGGAGCCTTTCTAGCTGATGCTTATCTTGGACGTTACTGGACTATCGCAACCTTTGTTTTCATCTATGTCTTC GGTTTGACTCTTTTGACGTTATCAGCTTCTGTTCCTGGACTTAAACCGGGTAACTGCAACAGCGATACATGTCATCCCAGTTCCGATCAGACAGCTGTTTTCTTTGTTGCGCTTTATATGATCGCTCTTGGAATAGGTGGTATAGAACCATGTGTTTCGTCCTTCGGAGCGGATCAGTTTGATGAGAATGACGAGGCCGAGAAGCTAAAGAAAAGCTCTTTCTTTAATTGGTTTTACTTCTCCGCTAACGTTGGAGCTTTTGTTGCTACGACTGTTATTTCCTGGATACAAATGAACATTGGTTGGGGATGGGGCTTTGGTGTCCCGACCGTGGCCATGGTCATTGCGGTTATGTTTTTCTTCTCGGGAAGTCGTTATTACCGACTTCAGAGACCGCAAGGGAATCCACTCACACGGATATTTCAGGTTATAGTTGCGGCCTTAAGGAAGATGAGTGTTGAGGTTCCAGAGGACAAGTCTCAGCTCTTTGAAATTGCTGATGATGCGAGTAATATCACTGGTAGCCGGAAACTAGAGCATACAGACAACTTAAA GTTTTTCGATAAGGCAGCAGTTGAGAGTCAATCCGACAGCATCAACGACGGTGAAGTGAACCCTTGGAGACTCTGTTCGGTAACACAAGTCGAAGAGCTCAAGTGCATAATCACACTTCTTCCATTTTGGGCCTCAGGGATAGTCTTTGCCACAGTGTACAGCCAACTGAACACATTGTTCGTCTTACAAGGAAACACAATGGACCAACACATGGGGAAACACTTCGAAATCCCATCAGATTCCCTTTCGCTTTTCACCACGGTCAGTGTGCTCTTCTGTACTCTTGTCTACGACCAGTTCATTGTCCCCTTCGCAAGAAAGTTCACACGTCAAGAGCGTGGCTTCACTCAGATTCAACGTATGGGAATAGGTCTCGTGATCTCAATCTTTGCCATGATCACTGCAGGAGTCTTGGAGGTCGTTAGGCTCGACTACGTCAAAACTCACAACGCATACGACGCGAAAAAGATTCCCATTTCGATTTTTTGGCAGATACCTCAGTATTTACTAGTTGGGTGCGTAGAAGTTTTCACTTTTATAGGCCAGCTTGAGTTTTTCTATGACCAGGCGCCTGAGGCAATGATAAGTCTCTGCTCGGCTTTGTCTTTGACAACTAAAGCGCTTGGGAACTACTTGAGCACGGTTCTTGTGACGGTTGTAATGAAAATGACGAAGAAAAAGGGCAAACCGGGTTGGATACCGGATAACTTGAACCGGGGTCATCTGGATTACTTTTTCTATTTGCTGGCAGCTCTTAGTTTCCTCAACTTCTTAGTGTACCTCTGGATTTCTAAACGCTACAAGTACAAAAAAGCTATAGGTCGAGCACATTGA
- the LOC103841333 gene encoding methyltransferase ptaI, translating to MAALSEKDASAYLDARPRYPTDWYKKIAERTQDHKFAWDVGTGNGQAAIGLVDHYENVVATDINEAQLKRAIKHSRISYHHTPKNMSEDEMVALIGGENSMDLIVAAQAVHFFDLTTFYNVAKRVLRKDGGLIAIWVYNDIIISPEIDPIMKSLVDSTLPFRTPIMNLAFDSYKTLPFPFESIGMGSEGEPVRLDIPHKLSLKGFIGFLKSWQPAMKAKEQGVELVDEDLITKFEEAWGDENQVKDVYYKAHMIVGKIPEMRSESDKVSEDSNKDNLLQTDVGRKQERRQPSDDENRQSKKQNTSEDEAC from the exons ATGGCTGCCTTATCAGAGAAAGACGCTTCAGCTTATCTGGACGCAAGACCTAGATATCCCACCGATTGGTATAAGAAGATAGCCGAACGGACACAAGACCACAAGTTTGCTTGGGATGTCGGAACTGGTAATGGTCAGGCTGCCATTGGG CTTGTTGATCATTATGAGAATGTGGTGGCTACCGATATAAACGAGGCACAACTTAAACGAGCAATCAAACACTCAAGAATCAGTTACCATCACACTCCAAAAAACATGTCAGAAGACGAAATGGTGGCTCTAATCGGTGGAGAAAACTCTATGGATCTCATAGTTGCTGCACAAGCTGTCCATTTTTTCGACTTGACCACATTTTACAACGTTGCAAAACGTGTACTCCGTAAGGACGGTGGCCTAATCGCCATTTGGGTCTACAACGATATCATTATCTCCCCCGAGATAGATCCCATAATGAAGAGCCTTGTCGACTCCACCCTTCCTTTTAGAACTCCTATTATGAATTTGGCGTTTGATAGTTATAAAACGCTGCCGTTTCCTTTTGAGAGCATAGGGATGGGATCTGAGGGAGAGCCTGTTAGGCTTGACATTCCGCATAAGCTTTCTCTTAAAGGGTTCATAGGGTTCTTGAAATCTTGGCAGCCTGCTATGAAGGCCAAGGAACAAGGAGTAGAGCTTGTTGATGAAGATCTTATAACCAAGTTTGAGGAAGCTTGGGGTGATGAAAACCAAGTTAAAGATGTTTACTACAAGGCTCATATGATTGTTGGGAAAATTCCG GAAATGAGAAGTGAATCTGATAAAGTGTCTGAAGACAGTAACAAAGATAACTTGCTGCAAACCGATGTTGGGAGAAAGCAAGAAAGGCGACAACCATCAGATGACGAAAATAGACAAAGTAAGAAACAAAACACAAGTGAAGATGAGGCATGCTAG
- the LOC103841334 gene encoding FKBP12-interacting protein of 37 kDa isoform X2 has product MDFPATNAAAGASGSKRSFDDLEDDEDDIFGSKKGRTEVEEDAPGVTTGVILQLRESLKNCEDELASCQNELESAKTEINKWKSAFQNESFVPAGKSPEPRFLIDYIQNLKSSERSLKEQLEIAKRKEASCIVQYAKREQEMAELKSAVRDLKSQLKPASMQARRLLLDPAIHEEFSRLKNLVEEKDKKIKELQDSYTAVTFTPLGVKGRMLMEKCKTLQEENEEIGRQAAEGKIHELAMKLSVQKSQNAELRKQFEGLFKHMEGLINDAERSNETVIILQDKLEEKEKELERVKKGMEEEVVADDVGDEAHDDEDPKEIDGGE; this is encoded by the exons ATGGATTTTCCCGCTACCAATGCCGCCGCCGGAGCTTCAG GTAGTAAAAGAAGCTTCGATGATCTTGAAGACGATGAAGATGACATCTTCGGATCCAAAAAG GGTCGTACCGAAGTGGAGGAGGATGCCCCTGGTGTTACCACTGGCGTGATTTTGCAACTCCGAGAGAG TCTTAAGAATTGTGAAGATGAGCTTGCTTCATGCCAA AATGAGCTTGAATCAGCTAAAACAGAGATTAATAAGTGGAAGTCTGCTTTTCAGAACGAGTCCTTTGTACCCGCGGGAAAATCTCCTG AACCTAGGTTTTTGATCGACTACATCCAAAATTTGAAGTCTTCTGAGAGATCTTTGAAAGAACAG TTAGAAATCGCCAAGAGGAAAGAAGCTTCATGTATTGTGCAGTATGCGAAACGGGAACAAGAAATGGCAGAATTAAAG TCAGCTGTTCGCGATTTGAAATCTCAACTCAAGCCAGCGTCAATGCAG GCGAGGAGGTTGTTACTGGATCCAGCCATTCATGAAGAATTTTCACGTCTGAAG AATCTAGTTGAGGAAAAAGACAAGAAGATCAAGGAACTCCAGGATAGTTATACAGCAGTTACTTTCACCCCTCTGGGGGTAAAGGGCAGGATGCTTATGGAAAAGTGCAAAACCCTGCAAGAGGAAAACGAGGAGATTGGACGCCAAGCTGCTGAAGGAAAG ATTCATGAACTAGCAATGAAGCTTTCAGTGCAGAAGTCTCAAAACGCAGAACTTAGAAAGCAATTTGAAG GACTGTTCAAACACATGGAAGGATTAATTAATGATGCTGAGAGATCAAACGAAACG GTGATAATATTGCAAGATAAGTtggaagagaaggagaaggagctAGAGAGAGTAAAGAAGGGGATGGAGGAGGAGGTTGTGGCTGATGATGTAGGTGATGAAGCTCATGATGATGAAGATCCAAAAGAAATTGATGGTGGAGAATAA
- the LOC103841334 gene encoding FKBP12-interacting protein of 37 kDa isoform X1: MPPPELQVSHIYRFMTLILLSPNLSAVTLTFFRITLTGSKRSFDDLEDDEDDIFGSKKGRTEVEEDAPGVTTGVILQLRESLKNCEDELASCQNELESAKTEINKWKSAFQNESFVPAGKSPEPRFLIDYIQNLKSSERSLKEQLEIAKRKEASCIVQYAKREQEMAELKSAVRDLKSQLKPASMQARRLLLDPAIHEEFSRLKNLVEEKDKKIKELQDSYTAVTFTPLGVKGRMLMEKCKTLQEENEEIGRQAAEGKIHELAMKLSVQKSQNAELRKQFEGLFKHMEGLINDAERSNETVIILQDKLEEKEKELERVKKGMEEEVVADDVGDEAHDDEDPKEIDGGE; this comes from the exons ATGCCGCCGCCGGAGCTTCAGGTCTCTCACATCTATCGATTCATGACATTGATACTCTTATCGCCTAATTTGAGTGCAGTTACCCTCACTTTCTTCCGTATAACTCTTACAGGTAGTAAAAGAAGCTTCGATGATCTTGAAGACGATGAAGATGACATCTTCGGATCCAAAAAG GGTCGTACCGAAGTGGAGGAGGATGCCCCTGGTGTTACCACTGGCGTGATTTTGCAACTCCGAGAGAG TCTTAAGAATTGTGAAGATGAGCTTGCTTCATGCCAA AATGAGCTTGAATCAGCTAAAACAGAGATTAATAAGTGGAAGTCTGCTTTTCAGAACGAGTCCTTTGTACCCGCGGGAAAATCTCCTG AACCTAGGTTTTTGATCGACTACATCCAAAATTTGAAGTCTTCTGAGAGATCTTTGAAAGAACAG TTAGAAATCGCCAAGAGGAAAGAAGCTTCATGTATTGTGCAGTATGCGAAACGGGAACAAGAAATGGCAGAATTAAAG TCAGCTGTTCGCGATTTGAAATCTCAACTCAAGCCAGCGTCAATGCAG GCGAGGAGGTTGTTACTGGATCCAGCCATTCATGAAGAATTTTCACGTCTGAAG AATCTAGTTGAGGAAAAAGACAAGAAGATCAAGGAACTCCAGGATAGTTATACAGCAGTTACTTTCACCCCTCTGGGGGTAAAGGGCAGGATGCTTATGGAAAAGTGCAAAACCCTGCAAGAGGAAAACGAGGAGATTGGACGCCAAGCTGCTGAAGGAAAG ATTCATGAACTAGCAATGAAGCTTTCAGTGCAGAAGTCTCAAAACGCAGAACTTAGAAAGCAATTTGAAG GACTGTTCAAACACATGGAAGGATTAATTAATGATGCTGAGAGATCAAACGAAACG GTGATAATATTGCAAGATAAGTtggaagagaaggagaaggagctAGAGAGAGTAAAGAAGGGGATGGAGGAGGAGGTTGTGGCTGATGATGTAGGTGATGAAGCTCATGATGATGAAGATCCAAAAGAAATTGATGGTGGAGAATAA